The DNA sequence AACTCGACAATCTGATGTCCAAAATAGATATTGCATACTATACAAAAGAAACACTCCTTGTTTCGCCAAGACTAGAAAGTATAGCCTTTTACATAATTATAAAAGGACAAGTCTCAGAATATGTTGACAATGAACTGTACAACATATACAATGAGGGTGATAGTTTTGATGCAGACGCTTTGATCTATCAAGAAACATCTTCACGATTTGTAGTAACCGAAGATCTTATATGCTACGAGATCAAAAAAGACGACTTTCTCGATCTTATGCAGAACAAAAAGATCCAAGGCTACTTTCTCCAAGATTTTATCTCACGTCACAAACAACTTAAAGAATACCATAACAGTAGTGAACTCACACCTTTTCTCGTGGCAAGAGTTTCAGACATCTACCTTCATGAAGCATGTATTGTCTCATCTCAAACTTCAATCTATGATGCCCTCCAAAAACAAAAAAGATTCAAAGCAAGTATTATTATAGTTGATGAAAAAGAGTGTGTAGTAACAGATACCGATCTTAAAGAAAAAGTACTCTTAGGCAATGTGCAAATAGATGAACCAATTGAAACTATAGCTACATCAAAAATGGTGAGTGTTGAAAAAGAGGAGTTCTTATTTAACGCACTGCTTGTTATGACACATGAAGAGATTAAAAGAGTTGTCGTTCAAGACGGAGGAAAAATTATCGGAGTATTGGAGCAGCTGGATCTTCTTAGTTTTTTTGCCAACCATTCCCATTTGGTTGCCGTGCAGATAGACAGAGCAAACTCAATTGAAGATCTTCAAGGTATACAAGACGATGTAAAAAACCTGATCTTAGCCCTTACTGCAAAAGGAGTTAAGGTTCGTTACATAACTAAACTCGTCTCGGCACTTAATGAAAAGATTTATAAAAAAGCTTTTGAGATGTGTGTCGATGAGTCTTTACAAAATAAGTGTTCCCTGATTGTCATGGGCAGTGAGGGAAGAGAAGAACAGGGTGTCAAAAGCGATCAAGACAATGCTTTGATCGTAGATGACAGTGTAGACGTCGCTTTGTTTGAAAAACCGATGATGCAGATTAATAGTTTTTTACTGGATATCGGCTTTCCTGAGTGTAAAGGCGGTGTGATGGTAAGCAATCCTTTTTGGAGAAGAAACGTTCGTTCATATCAAGAACTTATAGACGGATGGTCTTCATCTATGGATGAAAGTACATTGCAAAACTTGAGTATATTTTTAGATGCAAAATGTGTGAGTGGAAACTGCGATTTGCTTGATGGGCTAAAAGATTTTCTATTTCAAAGATTTGAAGCTAGAGATGATGTTTTAGCACATTTGGCAAAAGCGACACTCAATTTTGAAACACCTTTATCTGTGTTTTCAAACTTTGTTGTTGAAAAAAGCCATGCAAATAAACTTGATGTCAAAAAAGGCGGTTTATTTGCATTGGTGCACGGTATAAGATGTCTGGCATTGAAATACCGTATAGAACAAACAAATACAGTTGAGAGAATTAAACAACTGAACAATAAAGGTGTGATAGATAAAAATTTTGCATCAGAACTTATTGAGAGTTTTGATACGCTTTCTTCTATGAAGTTAAAAACAATGCTGGGTGCTACAAGTTTAGATGATGACAACTTTATCGATCCGAACTCTTTGGAGAAAGTGCAAAAAGACCTCTTAAAAGACAGTTTTAAAATCGTAAATAAATTTAAGAAGTTTATCACTTTCCATTTCCATTTGGAGATTGTGAGCTGATGTTTGCATCTATCTTTAAAGCTTTTAAAAAGCGTCGAGATTTTAAACGACTCAAAGATAGAGAATTTGAATTTTTATTTCAAAAGAGTGACGATGGTACGGTAGTTGTTTTCGATACGGAGACAACGGGACTAAATCCGAAAGAGGATGAAGTTCTTTCCATTGGTGCAGTAAAAATAAAAGAGAATAAGATAATCACTTCACAGACCTTTGAAGTGTATCTTAAAAATACAAAAGAGATAGATCCAAAAAGTATCGAGATCCATAAAATCCGACCTTGCGATCTAAAAGATGCTAAAGAGAGTCAAGAGGCTATAAAAGAGTTTCTTTACTTTATTGGGAGTTCAAAATTAGTTGGGTATTATTTAGAGTTTGATGTCGAGATGATAAACAAGTACATACGACCGCTTTTAGGAATAGAATTGCCTAATGAGATGGTCGAGGTTTCTGAATTATATTTTGATAAAACAATTACTTTAATACCTCAAGGAAATATTGATTTACGCTTCGATACAATCATGCAAAGCTTAGATTTGCCTCGTATGGGAGCGCACAATGCGGTTAATGATGCGATTATGACCGCAATGATTTATTTAAAATTGACAAATTAATTTAAGGAGAATATTAATGTCAGAGATTCAAGCTAAACCGGTTTTCCAACCAAACAAAGAATTTGCTAAAAATGCAAGAATTAAAAACATGTGTGAGTACAATGCGCTTCAACAAGAAGCTATGGAAGACTATGAAGGTTTTTGGGGTCGCTATGCGAAAGAAAAACTAGATTGGATCGAACCGTTTTCTGATGTTTTGGATGAATCAAACTTCCCATTTGTTAAATGGTTCAAAGGTGGTAAATTAAACGTTGCTAGCCAATGTATTGATCGCCATTTAGAGTCTCGTAAAAATAAAGCAGCGATTATTTTTGAGGGTGACAGAGGTGATAAACAAATTATTACTTATCTTGAACTTTTCTACCAAGTGAACAAATTTTCTAATCTTTTAAAAGAAGATTTCGGTGTAAAAAAAGGTGACCGTGTAGTTATCTATATGCCAATGATTCCTGAAGCTGCATATGCAATGCTTGCATGTGCTAGAATCGGTGCAATTCACTCGATCGTATTTGGTGGTTTTTCTTCAGAAGCTTTACGTGATCGTATTGAAGATGCTGAAGCTAAAGTTGTAATCACTGCTGACGGTGCATTTAGAAAAGAAAAACCATATATGCTAAAACCTGTTGTAGATAAAGCATTAGAAGGTTGTGATGTTGTTGAAAAAGTACTTGTTGTTGAGAGAAACAATGAAGATGTAGAGTGGGTTGCAGGACGTGATTACTCTTACAACGAGTTAATTAAAAACAAATCTTCTGTATGTGATGCTGAGCCTATGGATAGTGAAGATCCATTATTCTTACTTTATACATCAGGTTCAACTGGTAAACCAAAAGGTGTTCAACATAACCAAGCTGGATACATTCTTTGGGCACAAATGACTATGGAATGGGTATTTGACGTAAAAGAGAATGATACTTACTGGTGTACGGCTGATATCGGTTGGATTACAGGTCATACTTACATCGTTTACGGTCCACTTGCAATGGGTGCGACAACTGTTATGTTTGAAGGTGTTATTACATACCCTGATGCTGGTCGCCCATGGCAAATGGTTGAAGAGTATAAAATTAACCAATTCTATACAGCTCCAACTGCAATCCGTGTATTACATAAAACTGGTGAAGATGAGCCTGCAAAATACGACATCTCATCTCTTAAAGTTCTGGGAACTGTTGGTGAGCCTATTGATCCACCGGCATGGAAATGGTATTATGAAGAAGTTGGTCAAAGCAAATGTGCAATCGTAGATACTTACTGGCAAACAGAAACTGGTGGACACATCGTTTCTCCATTACCGGGTGCTACTCCTATCAAACCTGCTTGTGCTACTTTACCGTTACCGGGTATTATGGGTGAAATTTTAGATCCAGAAACTGGTAATAAAGTAGGCGTAGGTGAAAAAGGTTATATGTGTGTTACTCGTCCTTGGCCATCTATGATCCGTGGTGTATGGGGTGATGCTGACAGATTCATCAAATCATACTTCGGTGATGTTAAAAAAGACGGTAAAGCTGTTTACTTCACTGGTGACGGTGCTATCTACGATGAAGACGGTTACATTACAATTACTGGTCGTACAGATGACGTTATCAACGTTAGTGGTCACAGAATGGGAACAGCTGAAGTTGAAGCTGCAATCAAAAAACACTGGAATGTTGCAGAAGTTGCTGTAGTTGGTAAACCACACGAAATTAAAGGTGAGGGTATCTTTGCTTACGTTGTACTAAAATCTGATAACGGTGTAGCTGATGAAGTTGAAGAGATGAAAATCATTAACTCTCACATTAAAGAAGAGATCGGTAACATCGCTGTATGTGATGATATCGTTTTTGCTCCGGGACTTCCAAAAACTCGTTCTGGAAAAATTATGCGTCGTATCCTTCGCTCAATTGCTAAAGGCGAGGAGATCACGCAAGATATTTCAACACTTGAAGACCCTTCAGTAGTTGAGAAAATCGAAACTATGGTTAAGTCTAAATAAGACTTAACCAACAACCTTCTTCTATACTTTTCATTTACAATCTTTTGTGTACTATTATGCAAAGGAATTTCCAATGAATAAAATTACAGTTTTCTCTTTATCTTTGTTTTTAGCATCTTCTTTATATGCAGTTTCAGGAGCATGTTGCTCTTCACAAGGTGGATGTGGAGATCAAAAAAGTTGTCAAATGCAAACTGATCAAAAGGTCATAGAAGAGATGATGAACTTAGAACTAAACGTTATACAAAGAGATAGACTCAGAGCAATGTTGATGAGACACAAAATGGAAAGAAAAAATTCTTTTAGTGCACTTCGAGACAATATGTACAATGTTTTAACTGTAGAACAAAAGCAAGAGTTAGCAAAAAGATTAGAAAAGAAAAAAGTTTTACAAGCTTGTAAATAGATAAAAACTATTTGAAAAATTCTTCGGGTTTATCCCATAACATTATCTGCCCTTGACACTCCTTTGTTAAAAACAGCTCCCCTTCATCGGGTGGAAGTTTAAAAGAGAACGAATCCCCGTTTAAATCAAATTTTAAAGCATAAGCATGCAGATAGCCGCGATCGAGCTTTTTAGCATCTTCAGCAGCTGCATATCTTTCATCTCCGGCAATTGGTGAACCGACAGATTTCATAGCTACTCTAATCTGATGGGTTTTTCCTGTATATGGTTTTACTAAGAAAAGCTTTTCTCCCGGATTTAGAGATACTGAGATAAAACGGGTGATGGCAGGATTGTCTTTAGTGTGCATTAGTTTCCAGCTCCCACGTCTTCCCTTTGCCATGTCACCTACAATTTTTCCCATCTTTTTTTTAGGTTTTCGAAGACTGATTGCCAGATAATATTTTTCAATTTTACGAGACTCAAACAGTTGTAAAAAAGCATTCGCAACTTCAGAGCTTTTGGCAAGGATAACAAGTCCGGAAGTCATCTTGTCCAAACGATGAACTGGAAAAAGTTTACAGTCAAGCATCTCAGATGCCAGTACTACAAAACCCGCTTCATCTTCTGAGTGAAAGTTCATTCCTGCAGGTTTTGAGACAATTGCAAAATCATCATTTTGAAAAAGAAGTTTCATAGTTAGTCAAATGCCTTGTTTAAAATATTAATGACATTATAATGCCGCAATCTTAATTCACTCTAGCTAAATAAGGCGCAATCAAACTCCAAAGTGTTATAATTTCATAAATTAATGTATTGGACTGATTATGGAATTATGTGTTGCACTAGACCTTTCTACTAAAGAGGAAAACCTTGCTCTCGTTGAAAAAATAAAAGACTATAATATTTGGCTCAAAGTAGGGCTTAGAACTTACATTCGTGATGGAGAAGAGTTCTTAAAAGCACTCAAAGCAATCAACCCTGATTTTAAAATATTTTTAGACCTGAAACTTTATGACATCCCAAATACAATGGCAGATGCTGCTGAGTCTATTATGGGCCTTGGCGTTGATATGTTTAACGTACATGCAAGTGCAGGGCGCCGTGCTATGCAAGAGGTTATGGACAGACTTTCATCATATGAGAAACGTCCAATAGTATTAGCCGTGACTGCTCTTACATCATTTACAGAAGAAGAGTTTAGTGCAGTATACGAAAAAGGAATTGCCCAAAAAGCTGATCAGTTTGCAAAAGATGCACATGAGTGTGGACTTGACGGTGTAGTATGTTCTGCATTTGAGAGTGAGTCTATTAAAAATCTTACATCAAAAGAGTTTATGACATTAACACCGGGAATTCGTCCGTTTGGTGAAGATGCAGGTGATCAAAAACGTGTAGCTGACGTAGCATTTGCACAGAGTGCTTTAGTAGATTTCATTGTTGTAGGACGACCTATTTATAAGGCTGAAAATCCTGCTGAAGTAGTAGAAAAAATATTACAACAACTATAATGCTTAAAACTTCTTAGTTTTAAGCAAAGTATTATCTAAAGACTATTATAATGTCGACCTCCAAAGGACAGATGGGTGAGCTGGCTGAAACCACATCCCTGCTAAGGATGCGTATGGGTAACTGTACCGAGGGTTCGAATCCCTCTCTGTCCACCACTAATTAATCTTATACAATTTAATAACACCTAAATAAATCCCTAAAATACGAACTTTAAAAGAAACCACAACCTAATGTAATCTAACTTATGTTATAGTAATCCTCAAAATATGGGGGCTATTATAGGGGCTTAGAAAAATCAAGCCCTTATTGCCAAGATGAAAAGCCCCTATTTAGATGAGGTTATAAAATGGCTAGACCTACAACACAACTCACAGCAACACAAATCAAAGAAGCTAAATCAAAAGACAAGAACTATAAGCTTTTTGATGGTGGGGGCTTATTCCTCGAAGTAACCCCTACGGGTAATAAATCATGGAAATTAAAATATCGTTTCGAAAATAAAGAGAAAAAATATACTATTGGTAAGTATCCAAGTATATCTTTGGCAACTGCAAGACAAAAAAGAGAAGAGTTAAAAACTCTTATTGCAGAAGGTATTGATCCTAATGAGAAAAAGAAACAAGATAAACAACTTCAAGAACTACAGAAAAATAAAGAGACTAACACATTTAAAAAATTAGCATTACAAAGACTTGAGAAAGTACAAGAAGATATTAGTGAAAGTCATTACAAGAGAATGATGAGAGGTTTTGTTAATGATGTCTTTCCGTTTATAGGGGCTAAGCCTATAGATGATGTAACAGCTGATGATATTATCGATATAATGCAAAGAATGGAGAAGAGAGGAGTTAAAGAAAGTGCAAGAAAACTCTATCAAGCTATCAGTAAAACATACAAGTGGGCTGTAAGTAATCGTTATGCTAAAAGAAATCCTGCTAATGATATTGATTTAAATGAACTTTTAGGAAAACGACAAGTAACACATCATGCGACTTTTACAGATGATGTAAATATTTCAAGATTACTATTTGCAATAGAAAAATATCAAGGTGAAATAACTACAAAACATGCTTTAAAACTTATGGCTTATACTAGTTTAAGAACAGCCAATATTGTTGAAGCAGAATGGAGTGAGATTGACTTTAGAAATAAACAATGGAATATTCCTGCTAGAAAAATGAAAACAAGAAGCGATCATATTGTCCCTCTTACAAATACTACACTAAAAATATTTGAAGAGATGAGAGAATATACAGGTAAGAATAAATATATTTTTACTGGTACAAAAGGGAAGAATACACATATTGGTAGTGAAACACCAAGAAATGCTATAAGAAATATGGGCTTTACATCAAAAGAATTTACACCTCATGGATTTAGAGCTATGTTCAGTAGTATCGCACATGAAAAAAGTCCTTTTAAATATGAAGTCATTGAAGTGCATTTAGCTCATAGTATAGGTAATAGTGTTTCTAAAGCATATAATCGTGCAAAGTATCTTGATGAAAGAAGAGAGCTTATGCAATGGTGGAGTGATTATTTAAATGGGGTGATATCTAATGAAACCTAAAATAGATCAAAATGAATTTGATAAGTTTATGTGTATTTTTGAAAAAGAAGCTGACAAAGAACTGATGGTAGACGAATATGTTTCCTATCAACAAAGAGAAGCAATACGAACATATGGTTACTTTTTAGTTCTTGTTGGAGAGGAAAACTATCAGAAAGTAGCTAGTAAATTGGCAACAGAATTAAAATTTTATAATTTCATATGTGAAGATCGCATAGCAGAGATGCCTAATGATACTAAAGTTGAAAGAGAAAAATATTTAAAAATTGCAACAAAATTTAGAAATACTTTAGTTAAACCAGGTAAGCCACGAGAAGATGGTAGAGGTAATCAAAAAAAAATAAATGATTATATAGAGTTAGTCAGATTAATTGACCTATATATTGAAGACCTTCATGAGCCTGAACCTAATCATTGGCAAATATTACCATTCGACAATTTTATTAAAAAATATAAAAAATCAAAAACTAAAATGAAAGATTGTATAAATGAAATCATAAAACAATACAACATTACTGGTTTTTCAAAGGAAGCAAAACAACTTATAGATTATCTAGACGACTTACCAAAATAACTGTACTTTCCCTGCTTTTCAATTCTTTACCAGCTTTTTTTAAAAAATAAAATACTTGGTAAAGCTTTGATCATACTATTTCACTGTTTAAACAATACAAAATAACTTAGTACTAAGTAATCTAAAGGGATTACCACATGAGTAAAAAATATATAAGAGCCAAAGAAGTTGCTCAATATTTGGGTATAGGGTTAAGTACTGTTTGGTTATATGCTAAACAAGGAAAATTACATCCTAAAAAAATTAGTGACAGAGTTACAGTTTTTGAAGTATCAGAATTAGATGCTTTATTTAATAGTGAAGTGGAGGTATAAGATTATGAAAAAGCAAGAGACCTCTAAAAAGAAGCCTATTGATATTATAACAAATACTTTATCAATGAGCTTTGCAAGAGTAAGAAAAGATAAAGTAACAACTTTTGGCTATAAAATGAAACATTTTAACAATGCTGAAGAATTCATAGTTCAACTAAACTCTGAAGCCACTATACCTGTATCTGTAGAAGGTGGACATAGAAAAACTTCAAACATTACTGAGGTGTTTGGTTGGATTAGATTTGATACTGACCTTGAAGGTGAAGCTGATGAGTTAGAGAAATTGTTTATAGAATACAATTTGTGGTTTATTAAAAAACCTTCAACGAATCATAAAAGTAATCCTTATAAGTTTCACTTTTTAATTCAAGTGACTAATGTGGCTCAACATCCAACAGCTTATAAACTTCAAGTGGCTGAATTTATGGAACGTTTTAATGTTCCTAAAATACAGGATATGAGAGCTACAACCTCTTTAGCTCAAAACTTGAATCCCTGTAAAGAAGATGTGTCTTATTGTAGAAAACATACAGTAATAAATGAAGGTGAAGTGGTTGAACTTAAAACAATTGATGAAGAATTTGAACCTATAAAAGAGGGTAGATATGCTAATTGTCAAATTAAAGGTGATTTAGAATTACCAGAGTTTATCGGTGAAAAAGCACTTAAAATTCCACCTGTAAATAAAAAAACGGGTGAAGTACAAACTCCAATACTTTCAAGAGATGGATTTATATTATCTGAAGATGGATGGATTAAGTTTTCAGAAATTGAAGAGTTTTTACATACCCAACCTAAAGGTACAAGATATTCTCAATTAGCTTGTCCAATATGTAATAAAGAACATTCTGATGGTACAGGTTTTACCACTGGGTATGCTTTTGCGTATATAAGTAATAATGAGAAAAAACAGTTAATTGTACAGTGTGGAGGTTCTGGATGTAGTGGACATTCTTTGTATATTTTAGATGATGGAAGAAAAGAAGCAAATAAGACTCTTACACAAACTGAGGTTATGAAGATGATTGAAGATGCTGAGTTTTTTGAATATACAGCAATAGAACCACTTTTAGATGCTATAGCATGTGTAGATGTAAAAGCTGTAAGAGGATCATTGTGTAATCAATTAAAAGATCGTGCTGAAAGAACATACAAATATTCAGTAGTTGATCTAAAAAAAGATGTTGAAAAACGTGTAAAAGATCAAAAAGATGCAACAGGTTCATTTTCACTTACTTCTTTATTTGAACATCCTCTTTTTTGGGATTCTAATAAAGCTGTAATGGCTGAAGTTGGTGAAGGTGTATTTAGAATTTATAAACCTACAGACTTTAATCAGACTGTGGCTAGTAGATCAAAAGGTGCAATTACTGTCAAAGATGTAACTAACTACAGACATACAATACCTGAAAAGATTTTAGTTTATAAACCTGACCATGATAATTCAAAAAAATTATTTGAAGATGGTTTAGAGGCAATTAATATTTATCAAACTCCCCCATTTAAAAGAGATAAGTCTATTAAAACAATGCCTCCTTATACTAAACAGTTTTTAAACACTTTATTTGAAAGTGATAAAAAGGCAAAAAAATATTTTATCCATTGGTTAGCCTATATTGTTCAAAAAAGAAAAAAAACTGGTATAGCATGGGTATTTCATGGTTTACAAGGATCTGGAAAAGGAATTACAGCGACTATAATAAGTCATTTAGTAGGTAAAAGGAACTGTAGATTAAATCTTGGAAATACGGATTTAGAAAGTCAGTTTAATGGTTATATGTTTCAGTCTATGTTTTTAGAATTTAATGAAGTAGCTATAGATATAAAAAGTAGAACGAAAATATCTAATACTTTAAAAACAATTATTACTGATTCAGCAGTAGAGATTAATCAAAAGAATGTGAAACAATTTTCAGCGATTAATTATACAAATGTAATCATAAGTAGTAATAGTTCAAAACCCATCCAAATTGAACCTGATGATCGTAGATTTAATGTTGTAACAACTAAGAATAAATTGATTGAACAATCTTGGTGGAATGAAAAGGCACACGATCAAATAATGTTTGAAGTGGAAGAATTCTATAACTACTTGATGAATTTAGTTATAGATGTAAAAAAGGCTACAAGGGTAATGAAGAATTCTATTGCCAAGGAAAATATGGTTGGATTGACTAATAATAAAATGAATCAGTTAATTGATGCTTTGAGAATAATGAGTTTTGAAAAATTTACAAATCTCTTTGGATTTGAACCGAAAGATAAACAATATCAAGAAGCCAAATGGTCATTTAAACATAAAAGATTTAGAACCACTTTTTTAATTGATTGTCTTGCTCAAAGTGGTATAGAGTCATTTGCGTTTACGAAAGATGAACATAAATTCGATAGAGCTTATCAAACAAGGACAAGTAAATTACTTCATTGTGAATTAAAGTCTATATTGGAGTATGAAAAAAGTTCTTCTATACGAGGTTTTGATAAAAAACAATCAAGTCACCTTATTTTTAAGTGATCTTAGAGAGTGGTGGGGAATGTATATTATATATATTTACCATCATGTAGAGTAGTATTTTTTAAGGTCTTGGAGAGATTATGGTGAACATGGTGAATATATTCTAAGTATTATATTCTTATATAAAGAAAAAATAGTTATAAAAATTATTTCTATAAAATTCTATATTAAAAATGTTCACCATGTTCACCAATTAGTGTATTAAGCCCAAAAATAGGTTTGAAAACGCATAAACATTATATTCACCAAATGTTCAACGTATACCATCACGAAAGTTCCTTATAAACATTAAAATAAACGTAGGAAATCGTAGGAAAATACACTAACCAGAGTGACTTTTGACCGTTTTCTATACC is a window from the Sulfurimonas sp. C5 genome containing:
- a CDS encoding putative nucleotidyltransferase substrate binding domain-containing protein, with amino-acid sequence MSILDQRRLIESIHPFELLSSVELDNLMSKIDIAYYTKETLLVSPRLESIAFYIIIKGQVSEYVDNELYNIYNEGDSFDADALIYQETSSRFVVTEDLICYEIKKDDFLDLMQNKKIQGYFLQDFISRHKQLKEYHNSSELTPFLVARVSDIYLHEACIVSSQTSIYDALQKQKRFKASIIIVDEKECVVTDTDLKEKVLLGNVQIDEPIETIATSKMVSVEKEEFLFNALLVMTHEEIKRVVVQDGGKIIGVLEQLDLLSFFANHSHLVAVQIDRANSIEDLQGIQDDVKNLILALTAKGVKVRYITKLVSALNEKIYKKAFEMCVDESLQNKCSLIVMGSEGREEQGVKSDQDNALIVDDSVDVALFEKPMMQINSFLLDIGFPECKGGVMVSNPFWRRNVRSYQELIDGWSSSMDESTLQNLSIFLDAKCVSGNCDLLDGLKDFLFQRFEARDDVLAHLAKATLNFETPLSVFSNFVVEKSHANKLDVKKGGLFALVHGIRCLALKYRIEQTNTVERIKQLNNKGVIDKNFASELIESFDTLSSMKLKTMLGATSLDDDNFIDPNSLEKVQKDLLKDSFKIVNKFKKFITFHFHLEIVS
- a CDS encoding 3'-5' exonuclease, translated to MFASIFKAFKKRRDFKRLKDREFEFLFQKSDDGTVVVFDTETTGLNPKEDEVLSIGAVKIKENKIITSQTFEVYLKNTKEIDPKSIEIHKIRPCDLKDAKESQEAIKEFLYFIGSSKLVGYYLEFDVEMINKYIRPLLGIELPNEMVEVSELYFDKTITLIPQGNIDLRFDTIMQSLDLPRMGAHNAVNDAIMTAMIYLKLTN
- the acs gene encoding acetate--CoA ligase, with product MSEIQAKPVFQPNKEFAKNARIKNMCEYNALQQEAMEDYEGFWGRYAKEKLDWIEPFSDVLDESNFPFVKWFKGGKLNVASQCIDRHLESRKNKAAIIFEGDRGDKQIITYLELFYQVNKFSNLLKEDFGVKKGDRVVIYMPMIPEAAYAMLACARIGAIHSIVFGGFSSEALRDRIEDAEAKVVITADGAFRKEKPYMLKPVVDKALEGCDVVEKVLVVERNNEDVEWVAGRDYSYNELIKNKSSVCDAEPMDSEDPLFLLYTSGSTGKPKGVQHNQAGYILWAQMTMEWVFDVKENDTYWCTADIGWITGHTYIVYGPLAMGATTVMFEGVITYPDAGRPWQMVEEYKINQFYTAPTAIRVLHKTGEDEPAKYDISSLKVLGTVGEPIDPPAWKWYYEEVGQSKCAIVDTYWQTETGGHIVSPLPGATPIKPACATLPLPGIMGEILDPETGNKVGVGEKGYMCVTRPWPSMIRGVWGDADRFIKSYFGDVKKDGKAVYFTGDGAIYDEDGYITITGRTDDVINVSGHRMGTAEVEAAIKKHWNVAEVAVVGKPHEIKGEGIFAYVVLKSDNGVADEVEEMKIINSHIKEEIGNIAVCDDIVFAPGLPKTRSGKIMRRILRSIAKGEEITQDISTLEDPSVVEKIETMVKSK
- a CDS encoding TIGR01621 family pseudouridine synthase, with the translated sequence MKLLFQNDDFAIVSKPAGMNFHSEDEAGFVVLASEMLDCKLFPVHRLDKMTSGLVILAKSSEVANAFLQLFESRKIEKYYLAISLRKPKKKMGKIVGDMAKGRRGSWKLMHTKDNPAITRFISVSLNPGEKLFLVKPYTGKTHQIRVAMKSVGSPIAGDERYAAAEDAKKLDRGYLHAYALKFDLNGDSFSFKLPPDEGELFLTKECQGQIMLWDKPEEFFK
- the pyrF gene encoding orotidine-5'-phosphate decarboxylase, producing the protein MELCVALDLSTKEENLALVEKIKDYNIWLKVGLRTYIRDGEEFLKALKAINPDFKIFLDLKLYDIPNTMADAAESIMGLGVDMFNVHASAGRRAMQEVMDRLSSYEKRPIVLAVTALTSFTEEEFSAVYEKGIAQKADQFAKDAHECGLDGVVCSAFESESIKNLTSKEFMTLTPGIRPFGEDAGDQKRVADVAFAQSALVDFIVVGRPIYKAENPAEVVEKILQQL
- a CDS encoding integrase arm-type DNA-binding domain-containing protein, which codes for MARPTTQLTATQIKEAKSKDKNYKLFDGGGLFLEVTPTGNKSWKLKYRFENKEKKYTIGKYPSISLATARQKREELKTLIAEGIDPNEKKKQDKQLQELQKNKETNTFKKLALQRLEKVQEDISESHYKRMMRGFVNDVFPFIGAKPIDDVTADDIIDIMQRMEKRGVKESARKLYQAISKTYKWAVSNRYAKRNPANDIDLNELLGKRQVTHHATFTDDVNISRLLFAIEKYQGEITTKHALKLMAYTSLRTANIVEAEWSEIDFRNKQWNIPARKMKTRSDHIVPLTNTTLKIFEEMREYTGKNKYIFTGTKGKNTHIGSETPRNAIRNMGFTSKEFTPHGFRAMFSSIAHEKSPFKYEVIEVHLAHSIGNSVSKAYNRAKYLDERRELMQWWSDYLNGVISNET
- a CDS encoding helix-turn-helix domain-containing protein → MSKKYIRAKEVAQYLGIGLSTVWLYAKQGKLHPKKISDRVTVFEVSELDALFNSEVEV
- a CDS encoding primase-helicase family protein; the encoded protein is MKKQETSKKKPIDIITNTLSMSFARVRKDKVTTFGYKMKHFNNAEEFIVQLNSEATIPVSVEGGHRKTSNITEVFGWIRFDTDLEGEADELEKLFIEYNLWFIKKPSTNHKSNPYKFHFLIQVTNVAQHPTAYKLQVAEFMERFNVPKIQDMRATTSLAQNLNPCKEDVSYCRKHTVINEGEVVELKTIDEEFEPIKEGRYANCQIKGDLELPEFIGEKALKIPPVNKKTGEVQTPILSRDGFILSEDGWIKFSEIEEFLHTQPKGTRYSQLACPICNKEHSDGTGFTTGYAFAYISNNEKKQLIVQCGGSGCSGHSLYILDDGRKEANKTLTQTEVMKMIEDAEFFEYTAIEPLLDAIACVDVKAVRGSLCNQLKDRAERTYKYSVVDLKKDVEKRVKDQKDATGSFSLTSLFEHPLFWDSNKAVMAEVGEGVFRIYKPTDFNQTVASRSKGAITVKDVTNYRHTIPEKILVYKPDHDNSKKLFEDGLEAINIYQTPPFKRDKSIKTMPPYTKQFLNTLFESDKKAKKYFIHWLAYIVQKRKKTGIAWVFHGLQGSGKGITATIISHLVGKRNCRLNLGNTDLESQFNGYMFQSMFLEFNEVAIDIKSRTKISNTLKTIITDSAVEINQKNVKQFSAINYTNVIISSNSSKPIQIEPDDRRFNVVTTKNKLIEQSWWNEKAHDQIMFEVEEFYNYLMNLVIDVKKATRVMKNSIAKENMVGLTNNKMNQLIDALRIMSFEKFTNLFGFEPKDKQYQEAKWSFKHKRFRTTFLIDCLAQSGIESFAFTKDEHKFDRAYQTRTSKLLHCELKSILEYEKSSSIRGFDKKQSSHLIFK